The genomic DNA agctttcattaagggggagcttcaatgtgcttaggttttatttatgcttatactcatttatatttacctttattgcattttttcctTAACTATGAacttcggttgccataatcaaaaagggggagattgttggtgcgggaagcatccgacgatcgaaccttagttttgataatggcaaagggattcaaagttaagtttaattgttatctaatgtgtatgattgagtgtttcaggaaagtcctaactgtgtttaggcaggtgaaaaccctagggggtggtaaccctaggtcctagggggtggtaaccctaggtggagaaaagtcctagctgcggttaggcaaggaaaaaccctagggagtggtaaccctaggtcataggggtgataaccctatgcgggaagtcttggcgggtcggcgcttcgggcaaaaatcctagggggtggtaaccctaggttaaaatcctagtgttgcgaaccgggtagaagtctggatgggtcgaggaccgaacATCTAGCataaagaccggaagcatcggacgctgagcaaaagtccagtcgatctggaggatcgtactgacaacaggtaaatctcctgagagaagtaggtgaggacgcgttccccggaagaggaaacagtaggcgtcgggtcgacctaaggtttccggttggaaactcgaagtcagacccggacagtctggtgcctgtcaaatttatttctatatattatcttttgtgttctaattctgttttgcaggtaactaacatttttatgcagagttagaagtgactgggatcgattgaccgaaccttgggatcggtcgaccgaacctccaagctaacaGATCAGGTCTCTagaagttggaccgggctcgaccagggatcggtcgaccgaacctcgggatcgatcgaccgaacctgggataggtgtcgactggatcaagccgaggtgagcgggtcagaggagactgatcggtcgaccggaccttgggatcggtcgaccgaacccagggataaagtttgaccagatcgaagcggaacaacagatcgacggatcagatgcggtggagatcatctgatcggtcgaccgaacaagaggatcggtcgaccgatccacttcgggtcaaagctaatcccgagacttggggatctagatcagatcttgcagagctataagaggaggcctcgaggtgcagctcagatatCGAACTCGACATAAGAATCTGTGCTTTCCAAAGCTGCTCCGAACGCTTTCAACAACACTCTGCAACTCTGACAACCAGCGTCTACATCTTCATTTCTGATAGTGTCGGTATAATTCTATTATTGCTATTAAACTGTaatacatcttgtaagctttgcgatattttagttgttgcccactgaaagtggtcaacgaccacgggccttcgagtaggagtcgagatagactccgaacgaagtaacttcttggagtcttctgtgtgtttgttagtttatcatttccgctgcgtaactCTTTAACGATTTCCGAAatcgattgtgaaagccacgagcgctattcaccccccctctagcacttctcgatccaacactgggcgcccggaacctgatTTTTATCATGTTCGACATGGACGTTGACTGATGCGTCGGGGAtataattctatcccactccaggcgcttggaacccttccacgTGTCCCGACCAAGGccataaatacaaccttggtccagaagctaaagaataacaagcaattcttgatacaacacttgtgagcttttctgttttgtttagcttcttcttTTCTAAGATTTTATTGCTGTaacgagacttctccgcctgaagaagaaATTAGTGAGCATCATTTActttgattaacaacctccccggttgtaatcaagtaaaactcTCTGAGTCTCTGTCTTtcagttttcttttatttattatttatgcaagtattcttttaaatccgagaaaggttggtTTTGATTTTATTCAGGGGATATTCAACCTCTCTTCTAGCCGGCTTATGAGTCCTAACATAGTAGCCTTGAACAGAAGAGATGGAGGCTCCCAAAAGAGAGAAGTGAATTATAAGCAAAAAGTCCAAGCAAGTCAAGGATGATAAGAAGCTTGGTGGAAATCTTGGGGGAGTGAATCCTAGGTGATGAAAAAAATCTTAAAGGAAAGAAGTGACCTTAATTAACCGAATGCTTGAGGGGAAGCTCGAAACatatcaagggtgaccggatgataAAGAGAGGCTCAGACCATGAGAATAATGGTGGTTCTTCATTTAAAGAGAGGTtgttgagaatataatcaaagtctcacattgaaattATATCAAAAAGATCATgcgtttaaaaaatatataaaaaaattataagtttataagagaaaagatatctctatttaTATAAGATCTTTTatgtaaaattcaaaaataaattcatgagGACTTAAGTGTTAAGTGAACAATATTAtactattataaaaatatataaattattttgacaGAGTTCATGTCAAAGATATACTGATACGATACGTAAAGGAGGGGCTCAATAAGGCCAAGAGGTCAAAAGTTaagaggacgtgacagtcaaaagtcaagagggtgTGTCAGTCAAAAATCAAGAGGATgtgcagtcaaaagtcaaggggatgtgacaaTCAATAGTCAAGGGGGGCGTGGCAATCAATAGTCAAGAGGACATGACAATTAACAGAAAGACGGGAGTTAGACCGTCTTGCGTCATCAGCCGCATAATTCCTGGTCGGTTATAGGAAAGGCAAGTCCCCAAATCCGTATAATTCCTGGTCGGTCATAGGCATGACACGTCCCCAGATCTGAGACGTAATACGAAGCTTGGACTAGTCCTGGGCCTGCCCCAGTTGATCGGAGCTCCCCAGCTCAGGTTTTATAGATGGTCCTGGTACTTTTACTAAGACAACTCCCGACCAACTCTTCAGCAGTTAAATCGTGAAAGATGAGTCCCTCTCCACAGCCTTAGATAAAGCTCGGTCGGTTCACCATAGTTCATCATTAAGTCTCAGTCTTGGTAGCACATCTGATCGGTCATTCCGAGCTGACTGTAGCTGAACCCAGGCGGGACAGAAAGTACTAAGCGACAACAATGTTAGGGAATCATAACCTCCTGTCAGAAAATAACTGTCATACTCCAGGGAATATTCCAGTGGTCTGCCCCTCCCTAAGAGTAGAACCTTCCTTCCACAATAGGAGACAACCGTATATCCTTTCTCACCCGACATGCCCTAATACCCGACATTCTCTTACAGTAGTCAGGCTCAAAAGGTATGcagtgtcatataaaaagggagctcCTCTTCCTTAGCCAGGTACACACACATATGCACTTGTCTTCAACAGTTCTTTTTTCCATCGTATACTATTCTTCCGGGAAAAAAGGACCTAACTTGAGGATCGGAGGGCCTACgctggggactttttccctggtttctggtctctaacgctccgtgtgcttgtctgagtgtgtgtagAGTCTGAGTACCACCAGCTCTCTTACCACAACCTTTGGAGATTCCATGTGGGGGTTCACCTTTCCGACGCATATATCTGGGTACGTCAAAGTCACCTCTATGTCAACACTAACGTTCCGATCTCCATCTAACTCAGATTCTGGATAGGATCATATACTATTTTAAGGACCTAAGAAACTTTAATTAAGATTGCaccactttaaaaaaaattttggattaaaataataattttgattaaaattatacaAGTGGAAGTGGtgcaattttgattaaaattattttaaagtggaGCAGGATTATTTTAGATGTTAAATTatagataaaatattatttaaattataaaaaaaaaaaatcacctttTAGttgtatgaataataaaaaaaatgtctttttaattttttaccaaAAAGATTCTTCTTATGTCGGACTGGGCCTCTGGTTGGGAGGCTGACCCAACTGCTACCAGCCTGAATAGTGGTTAGTGAATACTTTAGGACAGTGGAAGGTGCGGCCGTAGCTGGTGCTCATTTGTGTGGTTCACCACCCGCGGCGTGCATCCTCAACCCAGAAGGTGGTGGGCCCGGTGAGTGCTCACGCTCAATGGCAGACTGACTGATCTGGTAACGTGCCACAAGAATCCGGGATCGTGATCGATTAGGTAAAATTGCACGTTCGCCCAAATGTTCGTGTCGGCACGATCAGGTTCGTCGTCACGCCCAAATTTGGTCATCCGCAAGCTCACGAACCACTCTCACTCCTGCTCAGGGATGCCAGTGAACTGAATTTTACCCATTATTCGAATTGAATTATAGTTAAAACCAGTCGGGTTCTGTCGGATTACTGCAACTTAGTTTCGAGCAATTTACGCAGCGTTCTCCGGCGCAAATTTCTTCTTTACTTAGCAATTGATCCACTTAAGTTACGGAACATCTAATCTTATTTTTCAGTCTATTATTGTAGTGTTAGTTTTCAAATACAGTACCAatgttgattttaaattttatataatattCACTCCAGGGGAAGTTAGGCCCCCGTCTTTACTTTCCTAGTGCGATGTTGTTCTTTGAAATCCGGCCACTGGAGTTTGGACTCATTAACTTCCACTTGTAAGCTCGGGGAAACGTGATCTGTTACAGAATCCAGGAGGGGAAACGGCTAATCCACCTATATTAATTAGGGAACGCCTGGAAGCAACCTGCTCTACGCTGCTCCCTCCCTCTGACGGGAAATTCGCGATGGAGCGCTCGCTTCCCAGATTCCATGTAACTATTCCTTTCTTCATCCTTGTtcgtctttttctcttttttgttttccTAAAAAAGAAAGATCTTTTTGCTCCCAATCGACATGCTCAGGCGTCGAAGATTCCAGTCTTGATCGCGGTGGTGGCAGCGGCGTTTTTAGGCGCGGCGGAATGCCGCTCCCGCCATCACCACCGGCGGGGAGGCGGCGGGACGCCGGCGGGGGAGGTGATCAACTACGCGGCGGGAGGGGCGGGGGGTTGCCGTGCGCATGTCGCAAGCCTCACGGACTTCGGCGGGGTCGGGGACGGCGTGACGTCGAACACGGCGGCCTTCGAGGCGGCCGTGTCTGGACTCAGCCAGTTCGCCTGCGAAGGCGGCGCGATGCTGGTGGTGCCAGCGGGGCGGTGGCTCACCGGGCCCTTTAATCTCACCAGCCATTTCACCCTCTTCCTCCACCGCGACGCCGTCATCCTCGCCACTCAGGTCGGTTCAAGCCGCCCTCTCTCATCGATtctcttcttttatttatttatttttatttgtttcatCTCCGTTCGGTCACGGGTGGTCACTCGTTCTAGTTGCTTGTCTAATCCCGTGTGCGCTAGTGAAGTAGTGGTTGGTTGCGACGGTGTCTCTGGCCCTTGCATCTAGACCGTTCGTTCTAGACGGTTTTGTCAGGTGGACGGTCAGGATAAAATTAATCCCATCTTGGAAACTGATGGTTGTATAAGTTTAATTACAGGAAATCGATGAATGGGCGATTATCGATCCCTTGCCGTCCTATGGAAGAGGCAGAGATCTAGTTGGTGGCAGATACAGTAATCTCATCACCGGATATAATTTAACTGACGTCGTAATCACAGGTAACAAAACTCTTTTATATAGTTCCCAATCGTATAATTGTTCTCTGATGTCTTTGTTAATCCCAGGGGACAATGGGACCATCGACGGGCAGGGGCAAACTTGGTGGGATAAGTTCCACAGCAAAGAACTGAATTTCACTCGCGGATACCTCATCGAGATCATGTACTCCAATCAAGTCCTCATTTCCAATATCACattggtcgactctccctcgtggAATCTCCATCCAGTGTATAGCAGGTCGGTGATCATTCTATTTCGAGCTTTTTATATTTCAGAACAGACGGATCGCAGCAACGCGAACGCATGTTTCTGTGCAGTAATGTTATTGTGTCAGCCGTCACAATTCTGGCACCGGTCAACTCGCCAAATACAGATGGAATAAATCCaggtattttcattttttttactcGTCACAATTCTGTGCAGTAATGTTTTCTGTTGAGGATCGATGTTGCAGTCGTCTCCGTCTCTGTTTCTCAGATTCCTGTTCTAATGTCCGTATCGAAGACTGTTACATCGTGTCCGGAGACGACTGCATCGCAATCAAGAGCGGCTGGGACGAGTACGGGATCGAATTCAACATGCCGAGCCAGCACATTATGATACGAAGACTGACGTGCATCTCTCCGACCAGCGCCGTCATCGCGATCGGCAGCGAGATGTCCGGCGGCATCCAAGACGTACGGGCCGAGGACATCACCGCCATCAACTCCGAGTCCGGCGTCCGCATCAAGACCGCCATCGGAAGGGGCGCCTACGTGAGGGACATCTTCGTGAGGAGGATGAGCCTGCACACCATGAAGTGGGTCTTCTGGATGACCGGCGGCTACGGGCAGCACCCGGACGACGGGTACGACCCCGGCGCCGTCCCCGTGGTGGAGGGGATCAGCTACAGCGACGTGGTGGCGGAGAACGTGACGATGGCGGCGAAGTTGGAGGGCATTCCGGGCGCGCCCTTCACCGGGATATGCATCTCGAATGTGACGGCGGAGATTATCAAGTCGAAGAAGCCGATATGGAACTGCACCGACGTGGAGGGTGTGTTCAGCGACGTGAGTCCGACGCCGTGCGCTGAGCTTCAGGCACAGACGACAGATGAGGAGGCGCCTTGTCCGTTTCCTGAGGATATTTTAGCTGTGGATTACGTTGCATTGGAGCAGTGTTCGTATCAGAGAATCAATCCGTGAGATGGATTAAGTGCCGTCGGACTTTGTTAAATTCCGTCGAGCAATGGGTTTAGGAAGAAACATCAAGTTAATGTCACGTCTATGAATTTTGCTTGCCACATTTCACTTTCTTATAAAATAACCTACATAAGTTATAGCATAGTAAATTCATGCGCAACTCTCTATTTGTGGTCTCATTGGGTCTTCCACTATGTTTTGGTCTGAGAATAAGGAATGGTTCACCCCTTACTTCAACATCTATAACCGCTACCCTTTTCTATATTTGTAACCGACACATCTATATGACCGGAATAACTACTCAAACAGATTATCTGACGTGTCTTCCATAATTGATATTATCGAGTCTGCCCGACCAGAGCATGAATGCCGCCGACTGCCCATAaacattcatgttttttttttaaagcaaacCTAAATCCGAATTCATACATGATACAATGCATAATGATAGGGTCTAATCAAGGGAACGTGACGATCAGAAGTTAAGGGAATATGACGTATAATGATAGGGTCTAATCAAGGGAACGTGACAATCAGAAGTTAAGAGAATATGATGATCAGAAGTCAAAGGGACATGACAGTtataagtcaaggggacgtggtagTCATCAGTAAAGAGGA from Zingiber officinale cultivar Zhangliang chromosome 4A, Zo_v1.1, whole genome shotgun sequence includes the following:
- the LOC121969645 gene encoding probable polygalacturonase — translated: MERSLPRFHASKIPVLIAVVAAAFLGAAECRSRHHHRRGGGGTPAGEVINYAAGGAGGCRAHVASLTDFGGVGDGVTSNTAAFEAAVSGLSQFACEGGAMLVVPAGRWLTGPFNLTSHFTLFLHRDAVILATQEIDEWAIIDPLPSYGRGRDLVGGRYSNLITGYNLTDVVITGDNGTIDGQGQTWWDKFHSKELNFTRGYLIEIMYSNQVLISNITLVDSPSWNLHPVYSSNVIVSAVTILAPVNSPNTDGINPDSCSNVRIEDCYIVSGDDCIAIKSGWDEYGIEFNMPSQHIMIRRLTCISPTSAVIAIGSEMSGGIQDVRAEDITAINSESGVRIKTAIGRGAYVRDIFVRRMSLHTMKWVFWMTGGYGQHPDDGYDPGAVPVVEGISYSDVVAENVTMAAKLEGIPGAPFTGICISNVTAEIIKSKKPIWNCTDVEGVFSDVSPTPCAELQAQTTDEEAPCPFPEDILAVDYVALEQCSYQRINP